A region of the Sporolituus thermophilus DSM 23256 genome:
TTTTTCCTTGGCCGCCAAGATCATCTGCCGGATGGCGTTTACGTCCATCGACTGGGCGGTAGGCGTAGCCGCCAGTGTTTCAACCAGACCGCGGGAGTCGTCGAGCAGCCGTTCAATTTGCGCGGCGATTTGCCGAGCCGTGTTCAGGTTGGCCTGCGAAACATCTTCTTTCGCCGAAACGGCATTTAAATAGGTGCTGACAATCCCGCCTATACTGACAGGAACTAGTGCAAACAAAAGAAACAATACAACTAATTTAAATTTTAAGCTGCGATCTTTGAACAATGAGTCCACCTCTTTTCACTGGTTGCCTGTCATATTCGACATATAACCATAATATTCCTCCGGTTTTAACGCTAAAAAAACAAGCCCACCAAGGCTTACTCGGCTTGCTTTGGCGGGCTTAAAGCGGACTTATCGGAAATGCATTGCGTTACATGGTTAATGTATTCTAGCTTTTATAAATATTTTTGCAATGTGCTTCTTACAGCACCAGGTCCGGCGATCATTTCGTTAAAGTAGCCTTCGATTTTTTCTCCCAAGCCAATTTCATAAAGATTTACGCCAAACAGTTCCGCATTGGAAAGTATCGGCTTTAAGTTATCGCCTACCGATGCCGCATCGCCTAACCTGATGCCGGTAACGGCAGCTTTCAGGGTATCCAGCAAAGGATCTGGGCTTAAACCCATTTCTTGGCCCTGATCGTCTAGGCCCAGCAGATACCTGCACCAGCCGGCGATAACCAGCGGAATATAGGTAAGATTTTGCGGTTCCAGATCCGGCCTTCGCATATAAGCCTTGATGGTTTCACCAAACCTTATCCCTACCTTTTGCGACGTATCTGTTGCAATTCGCTGCGGCGTATCAGGTATATATGGGTTGGGCAGTCTTACCTCAATTACCTCTTTAATAAACGCCGCCGGATCCATTATCCCGGGATCAACCACCACTGGCAATCCTTCGTCATAACCAATCTTCTCGACCAGCCTTTTTAGTAACGGGTCTTGCATTTCCGCAGCAATCGATGTGTATCCCAGCAGGCAACCGAAAATAGCCAGCGCCGTATGCAAAGGATTCAAGCAAGTGCATACCTTCATCCTTTCCACGTTATCGACCGTTTCGCGGTCGGTAAAAAATACCCCTGCCTGTTCTAGCGGCATACGACCATTCGGGAAATTATCTTCCACTACTAAGTACTGCGGTTTTTCGGCATTAACAAAAGGAGCAATCCAGGTATTTTTGCTTGTACAAATAATATCCGCACTTTCGAATCCGATTTTATGTAATTCAGCTTTCACGGTTTCAGAAGGCCGGGGGGTAATTTTATCGATCATGGTCCAGGGGAACGATACTTTTTGCGGATTATTTATATACGCAAGAAATTCTGCTTCAACCAACCCGTTTTCTACCCACTTCCTGGCTATCGCATCAATTGCACTATGAAGTTTACTGCCATTATGGGAACAATTATCCATGCTCACAAACGCAAGCGGCAGTTCACCGTTTTTATATCTTACATAAGCCAAGGCCGCCACCTTAGCCATGACGCTTTTAGGACACTCCGGCCCCTTCCGCATATCTTCCTGCACATCGGGTAAATAGTCGCCGGAAATATTCTTTAAGTTATAACCTTTTTCAGTTATGGTAAAACTGGCTAACTGCAGTGACGGTTTGGCAAATATTTCTTGCAATCTTTGCCAGTCATCTGCCCGCGAAGGGTCACCCACCAGGCTTTCACTAATGCTGCCGACAATCGTTTTGTCTAAGCTGCCATCGGCATTCATAATTACCAGCAAACCTAAGTTGTCATACGGCCGGTATATTTTATCGATAATTTCATAATCATAGGTTTCCACCGCAACAATTCCTGTATCAACTTCGCCTGAATTCAAAAGTGCCTGCTGCAATACGGCAATAAATCCGCGGAAAATATTCCCGGCCCCGAAATGCACCCAAGTTGGATTTTCCTTGGTTAAAGCCACCATTTTCTCATAATCAAATTTTAACGTTTCCACCCCTGCTTGTTCCCATTTCTCTACATTTTTAATACTTTCCTTGTTTAACTGCAACATGGTATCCCCCTCTCCCTTTTTTAAAAATCAACTTCATATCCCATCTGTTTTACTCTCATAACCGTTTTCGCCCAACTTGGCGGAAACAGCCAGGAAGTTTTCCCGAAGCTATCCCAATAGCCTGAGTTAACTGTTTTTCATTTTCGATATACGTCAATCCCATAAGCAACCCCTCAACTTTTATATTGATCTGTTTTCGTTAGCGCTTCTGGCAAGCGCATCCCAGACCCCATTTTTATGCGCGAGATAGTGTCCAGTTATTTATTTAGTTGTTACTACATTCACGGAATATGCCTTTGGCGGCAAGAAATAGTGCTCGTATTCTTTGCGCAGATACTCTAAATCAACGACGACTTTATTTAAATGCTTGTCAATCGTCTGCTTGCCCAGCGCTACATCTTTTTCCCGAATAGCCCGCACCAGTTCTTGATGCTGAAAAATCAGTTGATCCCAATCATAACCTACCGCCAAATTAAGCATCCTTACCCGGTTATAGTGAGTATTCATTTGCTGCATCATCGCCCAAGTGCGTGCTTTCTTGCAGCCTTTAAAAATAGTACCGTGCATGCTCTCGTCAAGTTCAAAGAATTTATGGTAGTTCTTCTCTTTAATGCACAGCTCTTGCAGCGTAACATTGGACTGAAGCTCAAATAGCAGTTCGCTCGGAAAAAAGCTGCAAGCCTGCTGGACGACCTCCCGCTCCAGGGTTTCGCGTACAAACTTCGATTCTTCAACATGGTCAATATCAATAAGCGAGACGTATGTTCCCTTCTGGGGCAGAATATCCAGCAGGTTTTCCTGCGCCAATTTGATAAACGCTTCCCGCACCGGTGTACGACTAACATTCAGCTGATCGGCGATATCCTGCTCCGAAAGGCTCTGCCCCGGGGGAAGGGTTAAATTAATAATATTGAATTTTAATAACCGGTAAACGTACTCGCGTGCCGATTCGTGTTTCGACCGTTCGATAATAAACAAGCTTTAATGTAACTCCTTTCAAAACATTTCCACTAGAAATTATACCATTCTATCATACACAAATACATAACCTCGCCATTTAGACAAGGTTATGTATGCCAACAAAGCTATAATTACTTTCCCAGATATCTCATGCCACTCTACTTGATCATTCCCGGCAAGAGCAGACTAAACTGCGGGAAGACCACCAATAACGTTATGGTAATCATAAGCGCAATGACAAACGGCACGCTTTCTTTAACAAAGGCCTCGATCGGTATGTTCCCCAGCGAGCAGACCGTATACATGTTAACCCCGACCGGTGGCGTAATCCCGCCGATTTGCACCATAATGGCCATAATTATCCCGAAATGCACCGGATCGAAGCCCGCTTTGGTAACAATCGGCAAAAAGATCGGCGTGAGAAGCAAGATGTTTACCGTACCTTCCATCACCATGCCGGCAACAAATAAAAAGGCGATAATGGTCCCCATAATCACATACGGATTATCTGATATGCCGACAATAAAATTGGCCAATTGGACCGGCACTTTTTCATAACCAAGCACATAACTTACTACAGCTGCCATGGAAATGATCAGCATGATGACGGCATTGTCCTCAGCAGTATCTTTCAGCGCCGCATTCAGCTTTTCCCAACTTAACTCCCGATAAATATACTTACCGATCAGGAAGGCATACACCACGGCAAAAGCCGCGGCTTCGGTCGCGGTAAAAATTCCGAGCCGGATGGTAAGCACCAACAAAACCGGGAATAACAGGGCCCAAAAGCTTTCTTTGACCGCCTCCACCAATTCGCCCAACGTCCGTTTCCGATTCCGACCGTCAGCGTCGTAACCCCGTTTTTTCGCCGCAACATACGCGGTAAACATGAGAACCAGGCCCATGAGTAGCCCCGGAATAATACCGGCAATAAGGAGTTTTCCGATGGAAACCTGGCCGACAAAACCATACAGTACAAGCCCTATGCTCGGTGGGATAATTGCCGTCGTCAGCGAACCGGAGGCCAATACGGCAGCCGAAAACCCGTCGGAATAACCGCGCTTGCGCATTTCCGGCAACAAGATCCGCGCCTGCATCGCCGCGTCGGCGTTGGATGAACCTGACACCCCGCCCATGAGCATGCTTAGAACAATCGAGACATGGGCCAATCCCCCGATCAAATGACCGGTCAGGACGTCTGCCAGTTTCATCAACCTGGCGGTTATGCCAGCGGCATTCATGATATGACCGGCCAAGATGAAAAAGGGCACAGCCAAAAGCGGATAAGATTGTGTCCCGGTTATCATGCGCTGGGCGACGACAGGAAGCGGTATGCTGGTTTCCGTAAAAAAATAGGTCATACCAGCAATACCCAATGTAAACGCTATTGGTACATTGATTAAAAGCAGAACAGTAAATATCAGTAATACTGTTAACAAGTTATTCCCCTCGCTTCTCCACCGGATTTCTAATCTACCCGGCCAAAATTGCAGATAAGCGTCACAATCTTCGTCACCGTCGTCAGACACATGAGCGCGGCCCCCACCGGCACCGCCATTGCCACATAGGCATAACTTACCGGCAAATCGCCCAATATCCGACCGTTATTGGCAATGGTCAAAACGACGCCGACGTGAGTAATTGCCGCCAAAAATGCCAGTACAATGAAATGGACGATCAGCATTACAATTTTTCTTAAGCGAATTGGCAACCGCTGAGTAAGATAGTCCACCCCTAAGTGGCGATCCTGCCGCAAAACCAGATCGGAACCGATGTAGATAAGCCAGACAAACAAGGCAGCCGCCACCGTGTCGGCGCCGTTTATCGGATAGCCTAAATAGCGTAACAACGAAGAAAAAAAGACCAACAAAACGATCAGCACCAATAATAACCTGGACAAGACAACTTCAACTTTGTCAACGATTTCACCCAATCGTTGCACCATACTTAGCCCCCCGGTTTTGACAGATTCAAAATAATTTTAGGTGGTATGCCGGTATTGCCCGGCATACCACTATTAAATCACGGCTTTATTTGCCCAACAATTTATTAACTTCCTTGCGCAATTCCTGATAGTTCAGCTTGGTATATACCGCCTCGGTCTTTTGCTTGAACGGTTTGGTGTCGATTTCCTTGATTACCGCACCGGCAGCTGCCATTTTGGCTTCAAGCTCTTTCTGGCCGGACAGAAGCTTATTGGTTGTAAAGTCGCCCGCTTTGACCGATTCCTCGATCAGGATTTGCTGATATTCTTTCGGCAATTGTTCAAACCATTTTGTGCCAACAACCAAACAGTTCCACAATTGAATATGACCGGTTTTGGTAATATATTTGCCAACTTCATACAATCTTGCCCCATAAGTAGCCGGATCTTGCGCCTCGGCCCCATCAATAACCCCTTGTTCAAATGCGGGATAAGTTTCAGTCCAAGGTAAAACCACCGGACTAGCCCCCATGGCTTTAACCGTTTCCTGCCAAACCGGTGCGCCAGGGGTTCTGATCTTTAAGCCGTCAAGATCTTCCGGACCGTTAATCGGCTTTTTGGTAACAAGGTTACGCGAGCCGGTGTAATAGTTAAACGACAGCACGGTTAGGCCTTTTTTCTGGGAAAGGTCAGTCGTCCATTTTTTAACCAAATCGGACTTAACCAGTTTTTGCATTTCCGGCACGGAATCGGTTAGGTATGGCGCAAGCAATATCCCGATCTCGGGTACCCAAACGCCTAAGCGGCCGGCATCGGAGTTAACCGCGACGTTTCCGCCCATCATGGCCTGCTGCAATAAATCCTCGTCATTGCCCAATACGCCGTTTGGATAGAGTTCAACTTTAACTTTGCCATTGGTACGGGCTTCCACACCCTTTTTAAACTCAGAGTAGCCCAAGTATACCGGATCCTGCTCGTTGATAACCATATGGATCTTAAGCGTATATGTTTTGTCCCCCTGCGGTTGCTGGGTCTTGGTTGAACTGCCGCAGGCAGTAAGCGTTAGTATTGCCACAATCAGCAATACAACAAGAATAAGTCGTTTGGACATTTTCACGCACCCTTTCCTTTAAACTTATAATCGCGAAACAAAAATAAGGCAGGCAGGTCTATTTTCCCAAACACACAAATTAGCCCTCTAGCAGCCCACCTCCGACACCAAATTACACCTTTACCTTTAGACGACATCACCTCTTGTTGGCAACTGGTTATCCTTTTTTATCCTGTCGCGCGAGTGCATCCCAGATCCCCTGTAAATACACCGCGCCCAGTGCCCGGTCATACAAGCCGTAGCCCGGCCGGCCGTCTTCACCCCAAATCATCCGGCCGTGATCCGGACGCAGCGGACCATCAAATCCCGTATCGTATAACGCCTTCATAATGCCATACATATCGAGCGAGGCCTCATCGTCTTTGTGAGCGGTTTCGACAAAAACGCCCGGCTCGTATATCTTGATGTTGCGGACATGGGCAAAATGGATTTTCTTCATTTGGCCAAAGTGGCGGAAAATAGCCACCATGTCATTTTGGGTATTGGCCCCGAGCGAACCGCTGCACAGTGCCAAGCCATTGGCCGGGCTGTCCACCAGCTTCACAATCCGCTCCAGGTTTTCCTTGGACACAACAATGCGCGGCAACCCAAACACCGACCAAGGTGGATCGTCCGGGTGAATCGCCATTTTTATGCCACACTCCTCGGCAGTCGGAATAATCCCCTCTAAAAAGTACTTCAAATTGGCAAAAAGCTTTTCTTCGTTGATGTCTTTATATAAATCAAACAGCTTCTTTATCTCAGTCAGGCGTTCTTTTTCCCAGCCGGGCAGTTCAAACCCGTTCGATCCCTTCTCCATTTCCTCAACAAGCACTTCCGGCTTCAAACCCCGGATAATTTTTTCGTCATAAGACATTGTCGTTGAACCGTCTGGCAGAACTTTGGCCAGATCGGTACGCATCCAGTCGAAAACAGGCATAAAATTATAGCAAACAACGCTAACTCCGGCTTTAGCCAAATTCCTTAGGGTCTTACAGTAGTTCTCAATATAGCGGTCTCTGGTCGGCAGCCCGAGTTTAATATCTTCATGAACGTTTACACTTTCTACCGTTTTAAACATAAGTCCGGCAGCTTCTATCTGGCGTTTAAGTTCCAGAATATCTTCGTACGGCCACACTTCGCCTACCGGGATATGATAGAGCGCGCTGACAACATTCCGCATCCCCGGAATTTGCTTAATATAGCTCAGCGGAATCTTGTCCAACTTGCTGCCATACCAACGAAAAGACATGAGCATATAACTTTATCCCTCCATAAAATAGAACTTATTTGGCTGTTATTACATTTCAAAACATTTCCACGAGAAATTATACCATTCTACCATACTAGTGTAAATAGTGTGTTAAAAACTTTTTCCTGAAGTTGTGAAAACTTAAACAATATCCGTCCCACTTAGAAGCACCGGCCAACTAGTAATAGAAATGTATTGTCGAAATTATCCTCAGCCAATGCAAAAACAACAAACGACGCAATCTCCCGAAGAACGCCACGCGTATATGGAACGGAAAATGAAAAATCCGCCGGATATAATCGGCGAATTAATTAAGCATATCGGCCTTTCCAAAGAGCAAGCCAGGGCCGTAGCCGATGCCCTTCGCCCCCCTGCCCCACCTCCCCATGACGCTCCCCATTGCAGACCAAAACCTGAATAAACCGTGACAATTCCGGCAAAGAGAATCTTGGTATATAAGGGATCCGCAGCCTAGACCAAGCCAGCTCCAACGCCCAAGATGCAATCTCTATAGTCCAGAACGGCAGAAGGGATGCTGGAAGTATAAGCTGCATACTAAGGTAGCTAGCTAACGGCCGCAGCTTATAAATAATGCTCGCATAACTTGACGAAAAAATCCAAAAAGTGATAGAATCTTACATATAGAGATAGAGGGAATGAGAATGAGTGACTTTAATCCGCCCTTTTTGGTTCAAAGCATACGTAGTGTAGCAACGGCGGCTATGCTGCTGGCCCTAACCCGCACAATCAGTGATGAAGAGACAGTAAAAAAAATGCTTGCCGATCAAGGTTACCGCTTTGTAGTGACTGAAGTCGGAGGTAAATCGTCATTAACGGAATTTCAGGAAAAAACTACCAAAGCAGTTATCGGCGCAGCCTTAAACAGTGGGATTATTGGCAAGTCCGCAACTAACTATCATGCTTTGCTCCACGCAACTGACGAAGCAAAGCGTGGTATAATGGTCAATGTTGCCAGCAGTGTAAGCCTGGCTGTGAAGATTGCGATTGTCAGAGATGATTCGTGGATAGCAGTCGCCTTATTTGGTGATTCAGCGCTTCATCCACTGACCAACCATGAGAGAGCCGGACTAGGTGTAATGCATCTGGGAAACGGGTAAGTCTTACGCAACCAAAATTTAATAATAAGCTAGTGAAAAAGGGACAGAGTGAGTGACCTACTCCTGCTGTCCCTTTGTTTTTTCATTAGTAATGACACGCCGGAAGGAGGTAGACAGCCAAAAGAAGCAAGCGTATGTAATTAGATTGGCGCCTTCAAATATTATCTGTAATAAAAGGAGATGTTTAAAATGAAAGCATTGCAAGGAATTCGCGTATTGGATTTGACCCGGGTTCTGGCGGGACCGTACTGCACAATGATGCTGGCGGATTATGGCGCTGATGTTATCAAGATTGAGCCACCTGAAGTAGGTGACGACTCCCGTGCCTTTGGACCGTTTGTTGGTAAAGAAAGCGCTTATTTTATGAGCCTTAACAGAAACAAGCGCTCGATCGCCTTAAACTTTAAACGTCAGGAAGAACGTGATCTATTCAAAGAAATGGTAAAACATGCCGACGTCGTTGTGGAAAACTATCGTCCCGGTACAATGGAAAAATTCGGGCTTGGCTATGACCAACTAAAAGAGCTTAATCCCAAATTAATATATGCTGCATGTTCTGGGTTCGGACACACCGGTCCTTACCGCGATAAACCGGCCTATGATATAATCGTACAAGCCATGGGGGGAATAATGAGTATTACCGGTCCCGAAAACGGTGACCCGACCCGTGTTGGCGCTTCAGTAGGGGACATTATCGCCGGTATGTTCACTGCATATGGCATAATGATGGCTCTGTTCCACCGGGAAAGAACCGGGGAAGGACAAAAAATAGATGTAGGAATGCTCGACTGCCAAGTTGCAATATTGGAAAATGCAATTGCGCGCTATGTGACTTCTGGCGTTGTGCCAGGGCCGTTAGGAAACCGTCATCCGTCCATCACACCCTTCTCATCTTTTACGGCGAAAGACGGATACATTATTGTAGGCGCCGGTAATGACCGGTTGTGGGAACGCTTATGCAATATTTTAGGTCGTCCTGATCTGATTAAGGACGAACGCTTCGACACGAATGCCCGCCGAACGGCTAATGCAAAAGAACTAACTACGATCCTAAATGAAATATTTAAAGAAAAAACAATCGCTGAATGGTTGACCGCTTTGGAAGAAGCCGGACTTCCTTGCGCGCCGATCAATACTATTGACAAGATCGTGAATGATCCACATATTCAGGCGAGAGAGATGATAGTCGAAGTTGAACACCCGGTAGCCGGTAAACTCAAAATGCCAGGAGTTCCGGTAAAGATGTCGGCGACCCCCGGCTCAGTAGAATTTCCAGCTCCGCTTTTGGGGCAGCATACCTATGAAATTATCAGAGAAGTATTAGGGTGGGACGATACAAAAATCAGTCAGTTTTTCGATGGCAAGTAATACTAGCTTTTTCAGAAAAGGCTAATTCTCTTTACGCTCTCTGATACGGAGGCACTATGGTAAATGAGAACCATATCTTATTTTCCGGATATGCTCGACTGCCATCAGGAACTGTTTCAGGCAAAATCTATGGAGTAATGGCCTTGGTTGTTTTAATTGACCGACAAACAGATGTAATAGTCGATGCTGACTGTACGCTGTCAACACCAATGTCCGCACAATTTGTATCGCGTCTATTAGTCGGCAAAAGCCTGCGTAATGGCCCGGAGAATCTTATTCAACTCATCGAAAAATTTTACCAAGGGAGCGCGAAAAAAGCAATTATCACGGCAATACGTATAATATATGACAAGTATCTGGCATATATTAACCGCTGAGGTCATCACTTCATACTAATCTTCCTGCAAGAATATATGGTAAAAACGGCGGTAACGGCCCATTACCGCCGTTTGGCGTCAACCCCAAAGGCTGATGACGCCATATGTCGCCGCAACCATAATGATCTCCAAAGCCAGTATGGGGCGAAGCGACTTAAAGAAGTCGGATTTAAAATAGTCGAGTGTAACAAGTAAACAAAGATGCGCCGGGGACAGCATATGCCCGGCCGTGCCCATGACAAAGCAGACTGTAACCAAGGTCAGGTCGCCGGGCGACAAAACGGCGATAAAGGGGAAGGTCATAGCGACAAATCCCTGGGAAGTTCCGGTAAGGAGTCCGCCCAAAAAAGCAATGATCCCTACGACAACTGCGGCGGGGACAGCAAGGCTGTGAAACAGGGCGGCAATATCGTCAACTACGCCTGCTTGCCGCAACATATTTTGGAAAAAAAGGATGCCAAGGACACCGAGTAGCAGATTGCGGTCAAAAGCATGAACAAGCATCCCGCGAACAGCGGCCTGACTTTGCCGCAGGATGACGCTCATGGCGGCTACAACTATTGCCATGGATATAGAGGCGTCCAATCCAACGAAAACAACCAGAAGCAAATTGGCTAAAATAGGGCCGACGGCCAGCGCGACATAGCGGTAAGCGCAAGCATCGGGGCAGGGACCGGCCGGGGCAGAATTAAGCGATGATTTGCCTTTTAACGGCGAGATAAAGGTCAGCCAGCCGATAGTTATTGATAATGCCGTTAACCAGGCCATGTGCGAAACCAGCGTGCCCAGCGGAATGCCGGAAAGATTACTGGCCAGCAGCATCCCGGTAAAGATAGGGTTGGTAAATTCCCAAACGTGCCGGAACCAATAATTAATGATCGTTTTGGTTTCGGCGGAAAGACCGTATGACTTGCCGGCGTTTTCTACCAGCGGGGCCGAAAAAATAGCGCCGCCCAAAGAAGGAAGGAAGCCGAGAAAAGCCGGCATCATGGCTAATAGATAACGGTCGCTTTTGAAGACTTGCCGGGACACTGACATAAAACCATCAATCGTCCCGCTGGTGCGAAGCTGATATTCCAGGCACATCACAAAATACAGGGCAAAAATAATTTCCCAGGTGCTATGCGCCGTTAGCGTTGCGGTTATAGCCATTGTCAATTTGGATAGCTGCGGACCTGATGCAAAAAAGAGAACGGCCGAACCGGCCAACATGGCATAGCCCATTTTTATCTTTCGGTTAAGAAGAATAACAATTACGGCGAGCGTACAAACAATCGCTAGTACGGAAAGCATAAGCCAGCTACAACTCCTAACTTGATAATAATACTTATAAAAAAATTAAAGATTTAAAAAAACAGCCATCGCAGTGCCAGCATGGTTCCCATACCAGTGGTCAGTGTCACAACAATATTACGGCTTTTATATGCGACAATCGCTGCAACAATACCTGCTAACAAATAGTGGTTGTGAAAAGATAGATCGAGCTGCCCTTTCGGCA
Encoded here:
- a CDS encoding mannitol dehydrogenase family protein, which produces MLQLNKESIKNVEKWEQAGVETLKFDYEKMVALTKENPTWVHFGAGNIFRGFIAVLQQALLNSGEVDTGIVAVETYDYEIIDKIYRPYDNLGLLVIMNADGSLDKTIVGSISESLVGDPSRADDWQRLQEIFAKPSLQLASFTITEKGYNLKNISGDYLPDVQEDMRKGPECPKSVMAKVAALAYVRYKNGELPLAFVSMDNCSHNGSKLHSAIDAIARKWVENGLVEAEFLAYINNPQKVSFPWTMIDKITPRPSETVKAELHKIGFESADIICTSKNTWIAPFVNAEKPQYLVVEDNFPNGRMPLEQAGVFFTDRETVDNVERMKVCTCLNPLHTALAIFGCLLGYTSIAAEMQDPLLKRLVEKIGYDEGLPVVVDPGIMDPAAFIKEVIEVRLPNPYIPDTPQRIATDTSQKVGIRFGETIKAYMRRPDLEPQNLTYIPLVIAGWCRYLLGLDDQGQEMGLSPDPLLDTLKAAVTGIRLGDAASVGDNLKPILSNAELFGVNLYEIGLGEKIEGYFNEMIAGPGAVRSTLQKYL
- a CDS encoding GntR family transcriptional regulator; translated protein: MFIIERSKHESAREYVYRLLKFNIINLTLPPGQSLSEQDIADQLNVSRTPVREAFIKLAQENLLDILPQKGTYVSLIDIDHVEESKFVRETLEREVVQQACSFFPSELLFELQSNVTLQELCIKEKNYHKFFELDESMHGTIFKGCKKARTWAMMQQMNTHYNRVRMLNLAVGYDWDQLIFQHQELVRAIREKDVALGKQTIDKHLNKVVVDLEYLRKEYEHYFLPPKAYSVNVVTTK
- a CDS encoding TRAP transporter large permease — encoded protein: MSDDGDEDCDAYLQFWPGRLEIRWRSEGNNLLTVLLIFTVLLLINVPIAFTLGIAGMTYFFTETSIPLPVVAQRMITGTQSYPLLAVPFFILAGHIMNAAGITARLMKLADVLTGHLIGGLAHVSIVLSMLMGGVSGSSNADAAMQARILLPEMRKRGYSDGFSAAVLASGSLTTAIIPPSIGLVLYGFVGQVSIGKLLIAGIIPGLLMGLVLMFTAYVAAKKRGYDADGRNRKRTLGELVEAVKESFWALLFPVLLVLTIRLGIFTATEAAAFAVVYAFLIGKYIYRELSWEKLNAALKDTAEDNAVIMLIISMAAVVSYVLGYEKVPVQLANFIVGISDNPYVIMGTIIAFLFVAGMVMEGTVNILLLTPIFLPIVTKAGFDPVHFGIIMAIMVQIGGITPPVGVNMYTVCSLGNIPIEAFVKESVPFVIALMITITLLVVFPQFSLLLPGMIK
- a CDS encoding TRAP transporter small permease, giving the protein MVQRLGEIVDKVEVVLSRLLLVLIVLLVFFSSLLRYLGYPINGADTVAAALFVWLIYIGSDLVLRQDRHLGVDYLTQRLPIRLRKIVMLIVHFIVLAFLAAITHVGVVLTIANNGRILGDLPVSYAYVAMAVPVGAALMCLTTVTKIVTLICNFGRVD
- a CDS encoding C4-dicarboxylate TRAP transporter substrate-binding protein, with the translated sequence MSKRLILVVLLIVAILTLTACGSSTKTQQPQGDKTYTLKIHMVINEQDPVYLGYSEFKKGVEARTNGKVKVELYPNGVLGNDEDLLQQAMMGGNVAVNSDAGRLGVWVPEIGILLAPYLTDSVPEMQKLVKSDLVKKWTTDLSQKKGLTVLSFNYYTGSRNLVTKKPINGPEDLDGLKIRTPGAPVWQETVKAMGASPVVLPWTETYPAFEQGVIDGAEAQDPATYGARLYEVGKYITKTGHIQLWNCLVVGTKWFEQLPKEYQQILIEESVKAGDFTTNKLLSGQKELEAKMAAAGAVIKEIDTKPFKQKTEAVYTKLNYQELRKEVNKLLGK
- the uxuA gene encoding mannonate dehydratase encodes the protein MLMSFRWYGSKLDKIPLSYIKQIPGMRNVVSALYHIPVGEVWPYEDILELKRQIEAAGLMFKTVESVNVHEDIKLGLPTRDRYIENYCKTLRNLAKAGVSVVCYNFMPVFDWMRTDLAKVLPDGSTTMSYDEKIIRGLKPEVLVEEMEKGSNGFELPGWEKERLTEIKKLFDLYKDINEEKLFANLKYFLEGIIPTAEECGIKMAIHPDDPPWSVFGLPRIVVSKENLERIVKLVDSPANGLALCSGSLGANTQNDMVAIFRHFGQMKKIHFAHVRNIKIYEPGVFVETAHKDDEASLDMYGIMKALYDTGFDGPLRPDHGRMIWGEDGRPGYGLYDRALGAVYLQGIWDALARQDKKG
- a CDS encoding HutP family protein, whose translation is MSDFNPPFLVQSIRSVATAAMLLALTRTISDEETVKKMLADQGYRFVVTEVGGKSSLTEFQEKTTKAVIGAALNSGIIGKSATNYHALLHATDEAKRGIMVNVASSVSLAVKIAIVRDDSWIAVALFGDSALHPLTNHERAGLGVMHLGNG
- a CDS encoding CaiB/BaiF CoA transferase family protein, which gives rise to MKALQGIRVLDLTRVLAGPYCTMMLADYGADVIKIEPPEVGDDSRAFGPFVGKESAYFMSLNRNKRSIALNFKRQEERDLFKEMVKHADVVVENYRPGTMEKFGLGYDQLKELNPKLIYAACSGFGHTGPYRDKPAYDIIVQAMGGIMSITGPENGDPTRVGASVGDIIAGMFTAYGIMMALFHRERTGEGQKIDVGMLDCQVAILENAIARYVTSGVVPGPLGNRHPSITPFSSFTAKDGYIIVGAGNDRLWERLCNILGRPDLIKDERFDTNARRTANAKELTTILNEIFKEKTIAEWLTALEEAGLPCAPINTIDKIVNDPHIQAREMIVEVEHPVAGKLKMPGVPVKMSATPGSVEFPAPLLGQHTYEIIREVLGWDDTKISQFFDGK
- a CDS encoding DUF3870 domain-containing protein, which produces MVNENHILFSGYARLPSGTVSGKIYGVMALVVLIDRQTDVIVDADCTLSTPMSAQFVSRLLVGKSLRNGPENLIQLIEKFYQGSAKKAIITAIRIIYDKYLAYINR
- a CDS encoding DUF401 family protein, whose translation is MLSVLAIVCTLAVIVILLNRKIKMGYAMLAGSAVLFFASGPQLSKLTMAITATLTAHSTWEIIFALYFVMCLEYQLRTSGTIDGFMSVSRQVFKSDRYLLAMMPAFLGFLPSLGGAIFSAPLVENAGKSYGLSAETKTIINYWFRHVWEFTNPIFTGMLLASNLSGIPLGTLVSHMAWLTALSITIGWLTFISPLKGKSSLNSAPAGPCPDACAYRYVALAVGPILANLLLVVFVGLDASISMAIVVAAMSVILRQSQAAVRGMLVHAFDRNLLLGVLGILFFQNMLRQAGVVDDIAALFHSLAVPAAVVVGIIAFLGGLLTGTSQGFVAMTFPFIAVLSPGDLTLVTVCFVMGTAGHMLSPAHLCLLVTLDYFKSDFFKSLRPILALEIIMVAATYGVISLWG